The Deltaproteobacteria bacterium genome includes a window with the following:
- a CDS encoding radical SAM protein: MLRHISNPPNPWRSSEVEWLGPPPVSELHVYEENARSILSENESPDVGFRWSVNPYRGCQHACSYCYARPYHQYIDFGAGTDFDTRIVVKTNAPELLDRALAKKSWLGEPIAFSGITDCYQPLEANYRLTRRCMEVCLRWANPAGIVTKSLLVRRDAELLAELNRIAPVKVFISIAFGLAELARLMDPGAPSPERRIETIGILADAGVPVGVAFAPVIPGLNDDQIPDVLGRARRAGARWSFITPIRLSREVLPVFTERIQALLPEARVRKILSAIRAIRGGRLNDPAFGSRMEGQGERWKVIEDLFETTCRRLGLNAETTNDITCRHPRPVQGSFF; the protein is encoded by the coding sequence ATGCTTCGCCACATTTCAAATCCTCCGAATCCGTGGCGATCATCGGAAGTCGAATGGCTGGGGCCGCCACCGGTGTCGGAACTCCACGTCTACGAGGAAAACGCCCGTTCCATCCTGAGCGAAAACGAAAGCCCCGACGTGGGCTTCCGGTGGAGCGTCAACCCTTACCGGGGCTGCCAGCATGCCTGCTCATACTGCTATGCCAGACCCTATCACCAATACATAGATTTCGGGGCCGGAACCGACTTCGATACCAGAATAGTGGTGAAGACAAATGCGCCGGAACTTCTGGATCGTGCTTTGGCGAAAAAGTCCTGGCTGGGCGAGCCCATCGCCTTCTCCGGAATCACCGACTGTTACCAGCCCCTGGAGGCAAATTACCGTTTGACACGCCGCTGCATGGAAGTCTGTCTGCGGTGGGCGAATCCCGCAGGCATCGTGACCAAAAGCCTCCTGGTGCGACGTGATGCCGAACTGCTTGCAGAGCTGAATCGCATTGCACCGGTCAAGGTATTCATCAGCATTGCCTTTGGCTTGGCCGAACTGGCGCGTCTCATGGATCCTGGAGCTCCTTCGCCAGAGCGGCGAATTGAAACAATCGGAATTCTCGCTGATGCCGGTGTCCCCGTCGGCGTGGCCTTTGCCCCGGTCATCCCGGGACTGAACGACGACCAGATTCCCGATGTGCTCGGCAGGGCCCGCAGGGCCGGAGCCCGATGGTCATTTATTACCCCAATCAGGTTGTCCCGGGAGGTGCTTCCCGTCTTTACCGAACGCATTCAAGCACTGCTTCCAGAGGCCCGGGTCCGGAAAATCCTCTCTGCGATACGCGCAATACGGGGAGGAAGACTGAATGATCCGGCATTTGGCTCACGAATGGAGGGCCAGGGCGAACGCTGGAAAGTCATCGAAGACCTTTTCGAAACCACCTGCCGCCGTCTTGGCCTGAATGCCGAGACAACAAACGACATCACCTGCCGGCATCCCCGGCCGGTACAGGGCTCGTTTTTCTAG
- a CDS encoding alpha/beta fold hydrolase, translating into MIQFEVQVTNEDVNPLTHQRPMLSNVRMLLSTIGEGYYISKNVLDHTVALTERFVFGEKYLKNRLKAYQGQKRVAFLYHGYFQTRAGFERLEDFLESPLFDVFAVSGGYQPYSQDIRRSAEHEAKIFEYVMKNTDAEEVYLVGHSQGGLVARYMTQKLGITRKISKVITLATPHQGSYAGVAGYAHKIAVSALGMVPGFPAIAGESGIQMIPGSRFLRELNALPLPPGITWTSLYSYVDPLVWPPSYARMPYSEAQNILLKKIGHLAVLYNVQVYELILRTLLLTRRGERLDFGKLIDRDVLVMKRLERQGQQIEEIVSSSD; encoded by the coding sequence TTGATCCAGTTTGAAGTCCAGGTGACCAACGAGGATGTTAATCCGCTTACACACCAGCGCCCCATGCTCTCCAATGTCCGGATGCTCCTCAGCACTATTGGAGAGGGATATTATATTTCCAAGAACGTTCTGGACCACACGGTTGCGCTCACCGAGCGGTTTGTCTTCGGAGAGAAATATCTGAAGAACCGCCTTAAGGCCTATCAGGGCCAGAAGCGTGTAGCCTTTCTATATCATGGCTACTTCCAGACACGTGCGGGATTTGAGCGTCTGGAGGATTTTCTCGAAAGCCCGCTTTTTGATGTTTTTGCTGTTTCAGGGGGCTATCAGCCGTACTCGCAGGATATCCGCCGTTCAGCCGAGCATGAAGCGAAGATTTTTGAGTACGTCATGAAAAACACGGATGCCGAGGAGGTCTATCTCGTCGGCCATTCGCAAGGCGGCCTGGTGGCACGTTACATGACGCAGAAGCTGGGAATCACGCGGAAAATATCAAAGGTCATTACTCTGGCGACACCTCATCAAGGCAGTTATGCGGGTGTTGCCGGATACGCACATAAAATTGCGGTTTCAGCATTGGGTATGGTGCCAGGCTTTCCTGCTATCGCTGGTGAAAGCGGAATACAGATGATTCCGGGATCGCGGTTCCTGCGAGAACTGAATGCGCTTCCGCTTCCTCCGGGCATTACATGGACAAGCCTGTACAGTTATGTCGATCCGCTGGTCTGGCCGCCGAGCTATGCGCGGATGCCCTATTCGGAGGCACAGAATATCCTGCTCAAAAAGATCGGCCACCTGGCCGTGCTCTATAATGTGCAGGTTTACGAACTGATATTGCGCACGCTGCTCCTCACCCGGCGCGGCGAGCGACTGGATTTTGGCAAGCTCATCGACCGCGATGTGCTGGTCATGAAACGGCTGGAACGGCAGGGGCAGCAAATTGAAGAAATCGTATCATCGTCTGACTGA
- a CDS encoding glutamate racemase codes for MPDSRPIGIFDSGVGGLTVLKALRTRLPSESFVYLGDTARVPYGTKSPATVIRYSRELAGLLRDRKIKALVVACNTASATAMEALRHDFSLPMTGVIEPGAAAAVESTRSRSVLVLATQATVQSGAYRNAIAARDPAIRIWERACPLFVPLAEEGWTDEVVTQLVAERYIGDLRRDPIDTVVLGCTHYPILRGMIERAVRPGTAIVDSAETTSRAVEKLLRLNALDAPPGSLSACRFLVTDSPERFRSVGERFLGTPLAEVEEIRVGG; via the coding sequence ATGCCCGATTCCCGCCCCATTGGTATTTTTGATTCCGGCGTCGGCGGCCTGACGGTGCTCAAGGCACTCCGTACCCGGCTGCCGTCGGAGAGCTTTGTATACCTAGGCGACACGGCACGCGTTCCCTACGGAACCAAAAGTCCGGCAACCGTGATCCGTTACAGCCGTGAACTGGCCGGTTTGCTGCGCGACCGGAAAATAAAAGCGCTTGTCGTTGCCTGCAATACGGCAAGCGCGACCGCCATGGAAGCCCTGCGACACGATTTTTCGCTGCCGATGACAGGCGTCATTGAACCTGGTGCCGCCGCCGCGGTTGAAAGCACGAGATCCAGGTCCGTTCTGGTGCTTGCCACTCAGGCTACTGTCCAGAGTGGTGCCTATCGAAACGCCATCGCCGCACGCGATCCGGCTATCCGGATCTGGGAGCGCGCCTGTCCCCTGTTTGTCCCGCTAGCCGAGGAAGGCTGGACAGATGAAGTTGTGACACAACTTGTCGCTGAACGTTATATCGGGGATCTCAGGCGGGATCCCATAGACACTGTGGTGCTGGGCTGCACCCATTATCCGATTCTGCGCGGCATGATCGAGAGGGCAGTAAGGCCGGGAACAGCCATCGTCGACTCGGCTGAAACGACCTCCCGCGCCGTTGAAAAACTCCTGCGGCTGAATGCACTCGATGCGCCGCCGGGATCCTTATCTGCATGCCGTTTTCTTGTTACCGACTCTCCTGAAAGGTTTCGTTCCGTTGGCGAACGGTTCCTCGGAACTCCGCTCGCCGAAGTCGAGGAAATCCGGGTGGGCGGCTGA
- a CDS encoding response regulator, translating into MSVKPTAKTVLVVDDHTFVKAFYTMALKPYNLNLVFAYDGQEAVDRARDTSPDLILMDINLPRMDGTEAARLIRNDPALKDVWIIAVSGRSPEEYGGKSAGFTQCLKKPITVEQLRSAISQYLKLE; encoded by the coding sequence ATGTCAGTCAAACCAACCGCAAAGACCGTTCTGGTTGTAGATGACCACACTTTTGTGAAGGCGTTCTACACGATGGCGCTAAAGCCCTATAACCTCAATCTGGTTTTCGCTTATGACGGGCAGGAAGCTGTGGACCGGGCACGTGATACCAGTCCAGACCTGATTTTGATGGATATTAACCTGCCACGAATGGATGGCACGGAAGCCGCTCGGCTTATCAGAAACGACCCGGCACTCAAAGATGTCTGGATCATCGCGGTGTCCGGGCGAAGCCCGGAGGAATACGGCGGGAAATCGGCCGGTTTCACACAGTGTCTTAAAAAGCCGATCACGGTAGAACAGCTCCGGAGCGCGATCAGCCAGTATCTTAAGCTGGAATAG
- a CDS encoding FMN-binding glutamate synthase family protein, which yields MIEFVPKDKIMDFARIMTTFLGAVAVPLAILFLILLFWAIHDIFFQREHAIRHNFPVIGSLRYILESVGPELRQYFFSDDTGDRPISRYVRNWIYRSAKGADSSLPFGTKLDISQPGTILFRHSPFPGQDTIKPDRVLIGPGRRHPYAAQRFNVSAMSYGSLGRNAILALSMGAKTGGFSMNTGEGGISPYHLQGGADLCWQIGTGKFGCRTQEGNFYVELFQENARRPEVKLIEIKLSQGAKPGKGGVLPQAKITEEIARIRNIPRDRDCISPPAHREWNDVKGLLDFIWMLQEESGKPVGIKMCVGDPAFVGELADAIRTTGRSPDFITIDGKEGGTGAAPLSFSDRVGYPLREALILVDDTFRTKGVRDKIRLIASAKIFTGAELAMAIALGADMAQSARGFMLSIGCIHALRCAHNTCPAGVATHHPWLQAGLDPYNKAPRVTRYQAAVIKDMLEIVRACGLKSPSELDRHHLMMVAEHTKIVGFDELHPSRGPRPAAVMPEPLTAVSA from the coding sequence ATGATCGAGTTCGTACCCAAAGACAAGATTATGGATTTTGCCCGAATCATGACGACATTTCTGGGCGCAGTCGCCGTGCCGCTCGCGATCCTGTTCCTGATCCTTCTGTTCTGGGCGATACACGACATTTTCTTTCAGCGGGAACATGCCATCCGCCACAATTTTCCCGTCATCGGGTCACTCCGCTACATTCTCGAATCGGTCGGACCGGAACTGCGCCAGTATTTCTTTAGCGATGATACGGGTGATCGTCCGATCTCACGATATGTCCGGAACTGGATCTACCGGTCGGCCAAGGGCGCAGATTCAAGCCTGCCTTTCGGCACCAAACTGGATATCAGCCAGCCCGGAACCATCCTGTTCCGTCACAGCCCATTTCCGGGGCAGGACACCATCAAGCCGGACCGGGTGCTGATCGGTCCGGGCAGGCGGCATCCCTATGCCGCACAGCGGTTCAATGTATCGGCCATGAGTTACGGCTCGCTGGGCAGAAATGCCATTCTGGCGCTGTCAATGGGTGCCAAGACTGGCGGCTTCAGCATGAACACCGGCGAAGGTGGCATCTCGCCATATCACCTTCAGGGAGGCGCGGATCTGTGCTGGCAAATCGGCACCGGCAAGTTCGGGTGCCGTACCCAGGAGGGGAACTTCTACGTGGAGCTGTTTCAGGAAAACGCCCGCCGGCCGGAGGTAAAACTGATCGAGATCAAGCTCTCCCAGGGAGCCAAACCCGGAAAGGGCGGTGTACTGCCGCAGGCAAAGATAACCGAAGAGATCGCCCGCATCCGGAATATACCCCGGGACCGTGACTGCATTTCCCCGCCGGCTCACCGGGAATGGAATGACGTCAAGGGCTTGCTCGATTTTATCTGGATGCTGCAGGAGGAATCGGGAAAGCCCGTCGGTATTAAAATGTGCGTCGGTGATCCGGCATTCGTTGGGGAACTGGCTGATGCAATCCGGACAACCGGCCGTTCGCCAGACTTCATTACCATTGACGGAAAAGAGGGTGGCACTGGTGCCGCACCGCTCAGCTTCTCGGACCGTGTCGGCTATCCGCTCCGTGAAGCACTGATTCTGGTTGACGACACGTTCCGCACAAAGGGAGTACGGGACAAAATCCGGCTCATCGCCTCGGCCAAGATATTCACTGGCGCAGAGCTGGCGATGGCCATTGCCCTGGGTGCAGACATGGCCCAAAGCGCCCGGGGGTTCATGCTTTCAATCGGCTGCATCCACGCGCTCCGGTGTGCCCACAATACCTGCCCAGCTGGCGTCGCCACACACCACCCCTGGCTCCAGGCGGGCCTCGACCCGTACAACAAGGCGCCACGGGTCACACGGTACCAGGCGGCCGTCATCAAGGACATGCTGGAAATTGTCCGGGCATGCGGTCTCAAATCTCCATCGGAACTGGACCGGCATCACCTGATGATGGTGGCCGAGCATACGAAGATCGTCGGATTTGACGAACTCCACCCTTCTCGCGGCCCGCGCCCTGCGGCAGTAATGCCGGAGCCACTCACCGCCGTTTCCGCCTGA
- a CDS encoding aminotransferase class IV family protein — MTAQKTRYLHLNGKLVPVRQAAISPLDRGFLYGDGVFESIRAYRGALPFLDEHMGRIRSSLDLLGIRAVHLLPSMEGRISSLLKANRLMDEDAFVRIQISRGPGRELGLSAHGDRPTVLVIAYAIGTSVTEKQENGISTVTVEGLHTAGAAKVKFSNYARSLLALREAGAQKSDDAIFVDEKGRVAEGSTASIFCVKGRTLHTPPLSMGLLPGITRQIVLDIAPMAGLAVKEKTFGRRELYDADEVFFTASISEIYPVRTIDGRKVKNFAKRPVTRRLLELYRLRADRDIRRKRR; from the coding sequence ATGACGGCACAAAAGACCAGGTACCTTCATCTTAACGGAAAACTTGTCCCAGTCCGCCAGGCTGCAATATCTCCGCTGGATCGCGGATTTTTGTACGGGGATGGAGTGTTCGAGTCGATCCGTGCCTACCGGGGCGCCTTGCCATTTCTGGACGAACATATGGGGCGAATTCGTTCGTCACTGGACCTTCTTGGAATCAGGGCCGTTCATTTGCTCCCGTCCATGGAGGGCCGGATCAGTTCGCTGCTGAAGGCAAATCGTCTTATGGACGAAGATGCATTCGTCCGCATCCAGATATCCCGGGGGCCCGGTCGGGAACTGGGGCTTTCAGCTCATGGCGACCGCCCGACGGTCCTGGTGATTGCCTATGCAATCGGAACCAGTGTGACGGAAAAACAGGAGAACGGTATTTCGACGGTAACTGTCGAGGGGCTTCACACTGCAGGAGCGGCGAAGGTGAAGTTCTCCAACTATGCCCGGAGTCTTCTGGCTCTCCGTGAAGCAGGGGCCCAAAAATCCGATGATGCGATTTTCGTCGATGAGAAGGGGCGGGTGGCTGAGGGATCCACTGCGTCGATATTCTGCGTGAAAGGCCGCACCTTGCATACGCCGCCACTCAGCATGGGTCTTTTGCCGGGTATCACCAGACAGATCGTGCTGGATATCGCTCCGATGGCAGGTCTTGCAGTAAAGGAAAAAACCTTCGGCCGGCGAGAGCTGTACGATGCAGACGAGGTGTTCTTCACTGCCAGTATCTCGGAAATTTACCCGGTGCGGACAATTGATGGCAGGAAAGTAAAAAACTTCGCAAAACGTCCCGTTACGCGGCGGCTGCTGGAGCTGTATCGCCTGCGGGCTGATCGGGATATCAGGCGGAAACGGCGGTGA
- a CDS encoding anthranilate synthase component I family protein — MDSLYQAVRHPPGHAILLDHGGRASTLTPGWPATLEFRNPRAVLLFAGRTRYFEGSSELPPPDIDPLEAVRKIIEGRRVEGVGAVRLSTELSAPCCLLAVSYEFLEQTEGVVLQQKTAATPSLLAFFYESVQPGHAVHRHRLSTGISFEDTPPLVFPGLPIPEYMALAANDGYELHENDYAARVDSLRKGIYRGDYYVVNLSQRARFRCAGSAEAAWKRWALDQPMPYRAYISLGFGDLLINSPECFARCRGPWIETFPIKGTRRRTGDMANDQKTAAELLADPKELAEHRMIVDLERNDLGKIAAIGSVEVPVRERIEVLPGLFHLVSAVRARLPEKGLAMFPAVVRALFPGGSVTGAPKRAAIQAIDRTEISARGFYTGALFAIDRDGNFEAAMLIRTAMAMGRGNWITAGSGGGIVADSNPHSEAAEVMLKLEGLQNTLARMEKPERKIS; from the coding sequence GTGGATTCGCTCTATCAGGCAGTCCGCCATCCGCCCGGACACGCGATACTGCTTGATCACGGCGGACGGGCCAGCACATTAACGCCGGGTTGGCCTGCAACACTTGAGTTCAGAAACCCCAGGGCGGTGCTCCTGTTTGCTGGCCGGACCCGGTATTTTGAAGGCAGTTCGGAACTCCCGCCTCCCGATATAGACCCGCTTGAGGCGGTCAGGAAAATCATTGAGGGACGACGGGTTGAAGGAGTGGGGGCGGTCCGGCTTTCCACAGAGCTGTCGGCTCCTTGCTGTCTGCTTGCAGTAAGTTACGAGTTTCTGGAGCAGACAGAAGGGGTCGTGCTTCAGCAAAAAACTGCTGCAACGCCATCGCTCCTCGCATTTTTTTATGAGTCGGTGCAGCCGGGGCATGCCGTTCACCGGCACCGGCTATCTACCGGTATTTCATTTGAAGATACCCCGCCGCTTGTTTTTCCGGGCCTTCCAATACCGGAATATATGGCTCTCGCTGCGAATGACGGTTACGAGTTGCATGAGAATGACTACGCCGCTCGAGTCGATAGCCTCCGGAAAGGGATCTATCGCGGCGATTATTATGTCGTGAACCTGTCGCAACGGGCGAGGTTCAGATGTGCCGGTTCTGCCGAAGCAGCCTGGAAACGGTGGGCGCTGGACCAGCCGATGCCTTACCGGGCGTACATCAGCCTTGGTTTTGGGGACCTTCTCATCAATTCACCCGAATGTTTTGCCCGGTGCCGGGGACCGTGGATCGAGACGTTTCCCATCAAGGGCACACGCCGACGTACTGGCGATATGGCGAATGACCAGAAAACCGCCGCAGAGCTGCTCGCTGACCCCAAAGAGCTGGCCGAGCACCGGATGATTGTTGATCTGGAACGCAATGATCTTGGCAAGATTGCTGCGATTGGTTCGGTGGAAGTTCCAGTACGTGAGCGGATTGAAGTCCTGCCGGGCCTTTTCCATCTTGTTTCGGCCGTCCGGGCCAGACTCCCGGAAAAGGGATTGGCAATGTTCCCCGCCGTGGTTCGTGCGCTGTTCCCCGGCGGTTCTGTAACGGGGGCTCCCAAACGCGCCGCAATTCAGGCGATAGACCGCACGGAAATTTCAGCGCGGGGTTTCTACACCGGGGCGCTCTTTGCCATCGACCGCGACGGGAACTTCGAGGCCGCCATGCTGATTCGTACGGCAATGGCGATGGGCAGGGGAAACTGGATCACGGCTGGATCGGGTGGTGGAATCGTCGCTGACAGCAATCCTCACTCGGAGGCTGCGGAGGTCATGCTCAAGCTCGAAGGATTGCAGAATACCCTTGCACGTATGGAAAAACCGGAGCGAAAGATATCATGA
- a CDS encoding SDR family oxidoreductase, with product MNSNGKTVLITGGNSGIGAAAAKALALQGFSVVIACRNQDKATRVRDEINRETGNGTVSVLKLDLGSFRSVRECASQFHAQHQRLDVLVNNAGLAPPRKALTEDGFEQQFGVNHLGHYLLTRLLIGLLKQSAPARIIHTSSMMHWLGSINPASFRGETFYNPLGAYGQSKLANILFSNELARRLKNDGVVSNAFHPGGVDTGIYDSYPRPVSAIIKRFLIPAEKGADTAVWLASDPAAAGISGRYFINRKEARTSAKARNPGLAAELWDESARLCGLD from the coding sequence ATGAACAGTAACGGGAAAACGGTTCTTATTACGGGTGGAAACAGCGGTATCGGTGCTGCAGCAGCAAAGGCACTGGCCCTTCAGGGGTTTTCAGTTGTGATTGCCTGCCGGAACCAGGATAAAGCCACCCGCGTACGCGACGAGATCAACCGGGAAACCGGGAACGGGACGGTCAGTGTGCTGAAGCTGGATCTGGGTTCGTTCCGTTCGGTACGTGAATGTGCCAGCCAGTTCCATGCACAGCATCAGCGGCTTGACGTGCTGGTCAATAATGCCGGCCTTGCTCCACCCCGGAAGGCGCTAACCGAAGACGGTTTCGAACAGCAGTTCGGGGTCAACCACCTGGGGCATTACTTGCTGACCCGCCTTCTCATCGGTCTTCTGAAACAATCCGCCCCGGCACGGATCATCCACACCTCATCAATGATGCACTGGCTGGGATCGATCAATCCGGCAAGTTTCCGGGGAGAGACATTTTACAATCCGCTGGGTGCGTACGGTCAGTCAAAACTTGCCAATATCCTGTTCAGCAACGAACTGGCCCGGCGGCTGAAAAATGACGGCGTCGTTTCCAATGCGTTCCATCCCGGAGGTGTGGACACAGGGATATACGATTCCTACCCCCGGCCGGTATCGGCCATCATCAAGCGGTTCCTGATTCCGGCAGAAAAGGGTGCCGATACGGCGGTCTGGCTAGCCAGTGACCCGGCAGCGGCTGGCATTTCGGGCAGATATTTTATCAATCGCAAGGAGGCACGGACCTCCGCCAAAGCCCGGAACCCCGGCCTTGCTGCAGAACTCTGGGACGAGAGCGCCCGACTATGCGGTCTGGATTAG
- a CDS encoding peroxiredoxin: MSVLVQKPAPDFTTTAVMPDGSFKEVKLSSFKGKNYVLLFFYPLDFTFVCPTEIIAFSDRAKEFEKLGVQILSSSIDSQFTHLAWQERPRKDGGLGKISYPMLADVGGKIAQSYGVLLDSGVALRGLFLIDKAGIVRHQVVNDLPLGRSVSEALRMVEALQFFEKNGEVCPADWEEGKLTIKPDPKNSKKFFEKAYKS, translated from the coding sequence ATGAGCGTACTCGTACAGAAACCCGCACCCGATTTCACCACTACTGCCGTCATGCCTGACGGCTCATTCAAGGAAGTGAAGCTATCCAGCTTCAAGGGCAAGAACTACGTGTTGCTATTTTTCTACCCGCTCGACTTCACCTTCGTCTGCCCAACAGAAATCATCGCGTTCTCAGACCGGGCCAAGGAGTTCGAAAAGCTCGGCGTGCAGATACTCTCGTCCTCCATTGACAGCCAGTTCACACATCTCGCCTGGCAGGAACGCCCACGCAAGGACGGCGGTCTCGGCAAGATCAGCTACCCGATGCTGGCAGATGTGGGCGGAAAGATTGCCCAGTCCTACGGTGTACTGCTCGATTCGGGTGTGGCACTGCGTGGACTTTTCCTGATCGACAAGGCGGGCATTGTCCGTCATCAGGTTGTGAACGACCTGCCGCTTGGACGAAGCGTCTCCGAAGCCCTCCGCATGGTTGAAGCACTTCAGTTCTTCGAGAAAAACGGCGAGGTCTGCCCTGCTGACTGGGAAGAAGGCAAGCTGACAATCAAGCCAGATCCGAAGAACAGCAAAAAGTTCTTCGAGAAGGCTTACAAGAGCTAA
- a CDS encoding ferrous iron transport protein A: protein MPASAAGYPETPAVPLDTLKNGERAFVVSVTGQDRDTVRLMELGLVPGVPLTILGGSGPIRRLALHGSRFGLSPDTARTVQVRRIP from the coding sequence ATGCCCGCATCGGCCGCTGGATACCCGGAAACCCCCGCTGTACCGCTGGATACCCTTAAAAACGGCGAAAGGGCCTTCGTGGTTTCAGTAACCGGACAGGACCGGGACACGGTCCGCCTCATGGAACTGGGACTTGTGCCGGGCGTTCCGCTAACCATTCTCGGAGGATCTGGCCCGATCCGGCGCCTCGCCCTCCACGGCAGCCGGTTCGGTCTCTCTCCCGACACCGCCAGAACAGTCCAGGTACGGCGGATTCCCTGA